The following proteins are co-located in the bacterium genome:
- a CDS encoding pitrilysin family protein — MRHILKRLILILLLLPALAVVSSSARAEIIDLSGMSTLKNGFDVRLMREASTPVVAALVLVRTGYASENESKSGFSHLLEHLVFAGTEKRTKELIQREVKDLGGYINGFTRDDYTGYLVVGHRDHLAKLLEILADILFNSTIEEEAVVEAKEVVTEEINRSRSRPGTREEELFQSLLYEGSSYAATGLGNETTMRTAGKYEIARFYHRTYRPDNMVLLLKGGFDPVEAMEAVRVSFGDVEMGGIPPEVVKPMPLPAERTYFLAGAMPDVRVRIGFTGPDPRGPDSQALELLAAVLGGGEGVLDRALKGAGMQPHSVSAGLSINYGFSRFVISAVLPSGSDPAAAQMVLLEAIPAALTLDAFAGQVAQTRESLVAGEVLGREKLHYYLMEKAPWVAAGSPGQGFSSGRWDNLTHEDLAAAARKYLVSAPFVALLTVPESMRSDNAASRGPVRAEAMLDNGLRIVAEQRFGSPVFALHVMTRNRLAVEPEGKTGIADFLHRLLPLGTLNQSREDIDVTLRKLGISLSTADNPMVPFGDFYTSRLYSHIRLECVEDKAKNAVTLLSDMMTNPLMEEEAVEEVRSRILEYISYRSSNPGTLASGALAQRLYSPVLAGDVYGTEPSISGISKENLLQFHKGYFTGQNLIISVVSGMPPEEAIALVEEFFKELPAGERAEITPVPLTLEPDLLEMELGKPQGTLAVGAVTGAMDRADAPALAIASRLLNARLYEELREKEGLAYSVGASLGGVGDRAVFTLSMGTSPEKIERARAGIREQIEAARAAWVTPEEMQREINGLAGRLQMRMLSSINRAYYLGVATRQGLTHTFGEDYRERLLALTPEDVERATRKYLPEANLVEIVIR, encoded by the coding sequence TTGAGACATATATTAAAGCGCCTGATCCTTATCTTGCTCCTTTTGCCTGCATTGGCTGTTGTAAGCAGCTCCGCCCGGGCAGAAATTATCGACCTGTCAGGGATGTCCACCCTTAAGAACGGTTTCGATGTTCGGCTCATGCGGGAAGCATCCACACCGGTGGTTGCTGCTCTTGTTCTTGTCCGTACCGGATACGCCAGCGAGAATGAGTCGAAAAGCGGGTTTTCCCATCTTCTTGAGCACCTTGTTTTTGCCGGAACCGAAAAAAGAACGAAGGAACTCATCCAAAGAGAGGTCAAGGACCTGGGCGGGTACATCAACGGTTTCACCCGGGATGACTATACGGGATATCTCGTCGTCGGCCACCGCGACCATCTCGCCAAGCTCCTGGAGATCCTGGCAGACATCCTGTTTAACTCCACGATAGAAGAGGAGGCCGTAGTTGAGGCAAAAGAGGTGGTGACCGAGGAGATCAATCGCTCCCGGAGCCGCCCCGGGACAAGGGAGGAGGAATTGTTTCAGTCCCTTCTTTATGAGGGTTCCTCCTATGCCGCTACGGGCCTTGGTAACGAAACCACAATGCGGACTGCCGGAAAATACGAGATCGCGCGTTTCTACCATCGGACCTATCGCCCGGACAATATGGTCCTGCTCTTAAAGGGCGGGTTTGACCCGGTCGAGGCCATGGAGGCGGTGAGGGTGTCTTTCGGTGATGTGGAAATGGGTGGTATCCCACCGGAAGTGGTGAAACCGATGCCCCTGCCGGCCGAAAGGACCTACTTCCTGGCTGGTGCCATGCCTGATGTCAGGGTGAGGATCGGGTTTACCGGGCCCGACCCAAGGGGGCCGGACTCTCAGGCGCTGGAACTGTTGGCGGCAGTTCTTGGCGGCGGGGAAGGTGTCCTGGACAGGGCACTCAAAGGCGCCGGCATGCAGCCCCACTCGGTCTCCGCCGGACTTTCCATAAATTATGGCTTTTCAAGATTTGTGATATCAGCAGTTCTCCCGTCCGGATCTGATCCGGCCGCCGCTCAAATGGTTCTTCTCGAAGCGATCCCGGCTGCCTTGACCCTGGACGCTTTCGCAGGTCAGGTAGCACAGACAAGGGAGTCCCTGGTGGCCGGAGAGGTCCTGGGAAGGGAAAAACTACACTATTATCTGATGGAAAAGGCACCCTGGGTGGCAGCAGGCTCTCCCGGACAGGGTTTCTCCTCCGGCAGGTGGGACAATCTGACCCATGAGGACCTGGCCGCCGCGGCCCGGAAATACCTGGTAAGCGCCCCCTTTGTTGCTCTCCTTACCGTACCTGAATCAATGAGATCGGATAATGCAGCTTCCAGGGGACCGGTTCGAGCCGAGGCTATGCTGGATAACGGGCTCCGGATCGTGGCAGAGCAAAGGTTCGGGTCCCCTGTATTTGCCCTGCACGTCATGACCAGGAACCGCCTGGCCGTGGAGCCTGAGGGGAAAACCGGGATTGCTGATTTTCTGCACCGTCTGCTCCCCCTGGGAACCCTCAACCAGAGCAGAGAAGATATAGACGTGACCCTTCGCAAGCTTGGTATTTCTCTTTCTACCGCAGACAACCCCATGGTTCCCTTTGGTGATTTCTACACATCACGCCTTTATTCCCACATCCGCCTCGAGTGTGTGGAGGATAAAGCCAAAAACGCCGTCACCCTCCTTTCAGATATGATGACAAACCCCCTTATGGAGGAGGAAGCTGTTGAGGAGGTCCGTTCCCGGATCCTTGAGTATATCTCCTACAGGAGTTCCAACCCCGGTACACTTGCCTCAGGAGCCCTGGCACAAAGGCTTTACAGCCCGGTACTCGCTGGGGACGTCTATGGAACCGAACCTTCCATCTCAGGGATCTCCAAAGAAAACCTGCTCCAGTTTCACAAAGGCTACTTTACCGGGCAAAATCTCATCATCTCTGTTGTAAGCGGGATGCCGCCAGAAGAGGCCATAGCCCTGGTAGAGGAGTTTTTCAAAGAACTTCCGGCAGGAGAGAGGGCTGAAATTACTCCCGTACCGCTGACATTGGAACCCGACCTGCTGGAGATGGAACTGGGCAAGCCCCAGGGAACCCTGGCGGTGGGTGCAGTGACAGGGGCAATGGATCGGGCAGACGCTCCGGCTCTGGCCATCGCTTCGAGACTTCTCAATGCCCGCCTGTACGAGGAGCTGAGGGAAAAGGAGGGGCTTGCCTATTCAGTGGGTGCATCCCTGGGTGGTGTGGGAGACAGGGCCGTGTTCACCCTTTCCATGGGGACCTCTCCTGAAAAGATCGAGCGGGCCCGTGCCGGGATCAGGGAGCAGATCGAGGCCGCAAGAGCGGCCTGGGTGACACCTGAGGAGATGCAGCGGGAGATCAACGGCCTTGCAGGCAGACTCCAGATGCGCATGCTTTCGTCCATAAACAGGGCCTACTATCTGGGCGTTGCCACCAGGCAGGGCTTGACCCACACTTTCGGGGAGGATTACAGAGAGCGGCTGCTGGCCCTTACACCGGAGGATGTGGAGCGGGCCACACGCAAGTACCTGCCGGAGGCCAACCTCGTAGAAATAGTGATTCGTTGA
- the mutY gene encoding A/G-specific adenine glycosylase, whose amino-acid sequence MRSTLAPDLVFSLLSWYDAGKREFPWRDHPDPYAVLVSEFMLQQTTVQAVIPYFDRWMSTYPTVKDLAAAELDEVLLQWEGLGYYSRARNLHAAAGEIIASYGGKVPGTPVDLKKLPGIGEYTAAAVASIAFGVRAPALDANNLRVWSRLLTSSDKKRIDKVFARVIPADRPGDFNQALMDLGSSVCTPKNPDCPVCPLADWCRAYRTGTVSEYPQKKARPDTTHIEAAIGIIVRDGMVLVQRRADTGLMAGLWEFPGGKIRKAIRGGEGAHGSVGEKARRGETGKRGHGEITGVGVSECRRIGEKSSKLKAETPEEAVLHEVLEETGLTVQVCEKLGVFNHAYTRFRVKLHVFICKRKAGTVHNPTAKWVTLGELEGLAMPSVNRRIVKRLEERLKADFVD is encoded by the coding sequence ATGAGATCAACCCTCGCTCCGGATTTGGTATTTTCTCTTCTCTCCTGGTACGACGCCGGGAAAAGAGAGTTTCCCTGGCGTGACCATCCTGACCCATATGCCGTCCTGGTTTCCGAGTTCATGCTCCAGCAGACCACCGTCCAGGCGGTCATCCCCTATTTCGACAGATGGATGAGCACATACCCCACGGTTAAGGACCTGGCCGCAGCGGAGCTGGACGAGGTCCTGCTGCAGTGGGAAGGCCTCGGATACTACTCACGGGCCCGGAACCTGCATGCGGCGGCCGGGGAGATCATTGCCAGCTACGGGGGCAAGGTTCCCGGTACTCCCGTAGATCTTAAAAAGCTTCCCGGCATCGGCGAATATACAGCCGCTGCTGTAGCCTCCATCGCCTTCGGTGTCAGAGCGCCGGCGTTAGACGCCAACAACCTGAGGGTGTGGTCCCGCCTCCTGACCTCCTCCGACAAAAAACGGATCGACAAGGTCTTCGCCCGGGTTATCCCGGCCGACAGGCCCGGCGACTTCAACCAGGCCTTGATGGACCTTGGCAGCTCTGTCTGTACACCAAAAAACCCGGACTGCCCGGTGTGCCCTCTCGCCGACTGGTGCCGGGCTTACCGCACGGGGACGGTGTCAGAGTATCCGCAGAAGAAAGCCCGACCGGACACCACGCACATCGAGGCCGCCATCGGGATCATCGTACGGGACGGCATGGTCCTGGTGCAGCGGCGGGCGGATACTGGACTCATGGCGGGATTGTGGGAGTTTCCGGGTGGGAAAATCAGGAAGGCGATAAGAGGGGGAGAGGGGGCGCATGGGAGCGTGGGCGAAAAGGCAAGACGCGGGGAAACGGGGAAACGGGGACACGGAGAGATAACCGGTGTCGGCGTATCGGAGTGTCGGCGTATCGGGGAAAAGAGCTCTAAGCTGAAAGCTGAAACACCCGAGGAAGCCGTCCTGCATGAAGTGCTCGAGGAGACCGGGTTAACGGTCCAGGTGTGCGAGAAGCTGGGGGTGTTCAATCACGCCTACACCCGATTCCGGGTGAAGCTCCACGTCTTTATCTGCAAGCGCAAAGCGGGGACGGTTCACAACCCCACGGCGAAGTGGGTGACCCTGGGTGAGTTGGAGGGGCTGGCGATGCCCAGTGTTAATCGAAGAATCGTTAAACGACTAGAAGAGCGATTGAAGGCTGATTTCGTCGATTAA
- a CDS encoding HigA family addiction module antitoxin codes for MAGKISEKMSPIHPGEILMEEFLKPLGISQYRLAVDISVPPRRINEIVHGKRAITADTGLRLSRYFDTSERFWMNLQTRYDLELRKDDLGERLAREVPSPYKGEGR; via the coding sequence ATGGCCGGAAAAATATCCGAAAAAATGTCGCCCATACATCCAGGTGAGATACTTATGGAGGAATTTCTAAAGCCCCTGGGCATCAGCCAGTACCGCCTGGCTGTAGACATCAGTGTCCCCCCCAGGCGCATCAACGAGATCGTTCACGGGAAGAGGGCTATCACAGCAGACACGGGCCTCCGGCTTTCCCGTTATTTCGACACATCCGAGCGCTTCTGGATGAACCTCCAGACCCGCTACGACCTTGAACTTCGCAAGGATGACCTGGGAGAGCGGCTTGCCAGGGAGGTGCCATCGCCGTATAAGGGGGAAGGACGGTGA
- a CDS encoding alpha/beta hydrolase, which yields MNIVFGILFVFIFLFLWVRWQERSGLFFPARDLYISPTAEGLAFEDVHFNSAGNELHGWYIPASGDQVVLWMHGNAGNIADRLDQAVEMKRSLGVSSLMFDYRGYGKSEGRPSEKGLYQDAEAAFKWLTGTMGFDPGNIILYGHSLGSAVSVDLALSKGVSAGGMVLESPFTSAADVARMIYFGLPVGLVMSVKLDNIGRIGEVKMPILVIHGVSDTVIPFRMGKEVFDAAPEPKTFLSVAGGDHSDCYIVGGADYWNAWKRLLQHAARSTQNKVKSFNAG from the coding sequence ATGAATATTGTCTTTGGAATTCTGTTTGTATTTATTTTTCTTTTCCTGTGGGTCCGGTGGCAGGAGAGGAGCGGTTTGTTCTTCCCTGCCCGCGACCTTTACATCTCCCCTACTGCCGAAGGGCTGGCCTTTGAAGATGTCCACTTTAATTCCGCCGGCAACGAACTGCACGGGTGGTACATTCCCGCGTCTGGAGATCAGGTGGTCCTGTGGATGCACGGGAATGCGGGAAATATCGCCGACCGACTGGACCAGGCTGTGGAGATGAAGAGGTCTCTCGGGGTTTCCAGCCTCATGTTCGATTACAGGGGCTACGGTAAGAGCGAAGGGCGTCCTTCGGAAAAAGGCCTGTACCAGGACGCCGAGGCGGCCTTTAAGTGGCTCACCGGGACCATGGGTTTCGATCCAGGGAATATTATATTATACGGGCACTCTCTGGGATCTGCGGTTTCAGTGGATCTTGCACTTTCAAAGGGGGTGAGCGCGGGCGGGATGGTGCTGGAGAGCCCCTTTACCAGCGCGGCCGACGTGGCCAGAATGATCTATTTCGGCCTTCCTGTGGGCCTGGTCATGTCGGTGAAGCTCGACAACATCGGCCGGATCGGGGAGGTGAAGATGCCCATTCTCGTCATCCACGGGGTCAGCGATACGGTTATCCCCTTTAGGATGGGCAAAGAGGTGTTCGACGCCGCGCCGGAGCCCAAAACCTTCCTTTCCGTCGCCGGGGGGGACCACAGCGACTGCTATATTGTCGGAGGCGCCGATTATTGGAACGCGTGGAAGCGCCTCCTCCAGCACGCAGCACGCAGCACGCAGAATAAAGTCAAAAGCTTTAACGCAGGGTAA
- a CDS encoding DUF86 domain-containing protein: protein MPPREWVVRIEDILEASRRIVDYVGGSTQKEFAADTRTIDAVIRNLTVIGEAARHIPEEAIQKYPETPWKEMRGIRNIVVHEYFGVSIPILWKTATEDIPSLIPLLEMIVRDNR, encoded by the coding sequence GTGCCGCCTAGAGAGTGGGTTGTTCGCATCGAGGACATCCTCGAGGCAAGCAGAAGGATCGTGGATTATGTTGGAGGTTCCACTCAGAAAGAATTCGCTGCTGATACACGTACTATTGACGCTGTTATCAGGAATCTGACTGTTATTGGAGAAGCTGCGCGTCACATTCCGGAAGAGGCCATTCAAAAATATCCAGAGACCCCATGGAAGGAAATGCGCGGGATCAGGAACATAGTCGTTCACGAATATTTCGGCGTTTCGATCCCCATTCTCTGGAAAACCGCCACGGAAGACATACCCTCCCTTATTCCTCTCCTGGAGATGATTGTACGAGACAACCGTTAA
- a CDS encoding nucleotidyltransferase family protein has translation MEEHLKRFHVLSLSLFGSVARGEESASSDIDILVEFAEPVGIFTFIRLNNFLEEILGSKVDLVTHDALKDRFRDKILKEAIRAA, from the coding sequence ATGGAAGAACACCTGAAGAGGTTCCATGTCCTATCCTTGTCCCTTTTTGGTTCTGTCGCACGGGGGGAGGAGTCGGCCAGCAGCGACATCGATATCCTCGTTGAGTTCGCTGAACCTGTAGGGATATTTACCTTTATCCGTCTGAATAATTTCTTAGAGGAAATCCTGGGCAGTAAAGTGGACCTCGTTACACATGATGCTCTTAAGGACCGGTTCAGAGATAAGATCCTGAAAGAGGCGATCCGTGCCGCCTAG
- a CDS encoding ABC transporter permease, whose translation MKVLFFASATIWQREVIRYLRSPSRIIGSLGMPFFFLAFLGIGMQSAFSLQPGGEKYIDFIAPGILGMVLLFSSTVAGISVIWDRQFGFLKEMLVAPIPRLAIVLGRTVGGTTTATMQALLMLGASIFLGVKPPSASGLLLALLFMALIGIAFTSLGVALASRMEDPHGFQLIFNFLIMPTFFLSGALFPVDQLPPFLKWAALLNPLTYGVDGLRQALVGTSHFGVTLDLLVLGGVSAALLTIGAVLFRGARM comes from the coding sequence ATGAAAGTTCTTTTTTTTGCATCAGCCACGATCTGGCAGCGTGAGGTCATCCGGTACCTGAGGTCTCCCTCCAGGATCATCGGCAGCCTGGGCATGCCCTTTTTCTTTCTGGCTTTCCTGGGCATCGGCATGCAGTCGGCCTTCTCCCTCCAGCCGGGGGGAGAGAAGTACATCGACTTCATCGCCCCGGGCATCCTGGGCATGGTGCTGCTCTTCTCCTCCACGGTGGCCGGGATCTCGGTGATCTGGGACCGCCAGTTCGGGTTCCTCAAGGAGATGCTCGTCGCCCCCATACCAAGGCTGGCAATCGTCCTGGGCCGTACCGTGGGCGGCACAACAACGGCCACCATGCAGGCGCTGCTCATGCTCGGAGCCAGCATCTTCCTGGGGGTCAAGCCGCCATCGGCCTCCGGTCTTCTCCTGGCCCTTTTGTTCATGGCCCTCATCGGCATCGCCTTTACCAGCCTGGGGGTGGCCCTGGCCTCGAGGATGGAGGACCCCCACGGGTTCCAGCTCATCTTCAATTTTCTCATCATGCCCACCTTCTTCCTGTCCGGCGCCCTCTTCCCGGTGGACCAGCTGCCTCCCTTTCTTAAATGGGCCGCCCTGCTCAACCCTCTCACCTACGGGGTGGACGGGCTGCGCCAGGCCCTGGTGGGGACCTCCCACTTCGGGGTCACCCTGGACCTGCTCGTCCTGGGAGGCGTTTCAGCGGCCCTGCTCACCATCGGGGCGGTACTGTTTCGGGGGGCGAGGATGTGA
- a CDS encoding type II toxin-antitoxin system RelE/ParE family toxin, producing the protein MIQSFRDRATRDIFDRPRVKKLSLELQRTVYRKLLLLDAAETLDDLRVPPGNRLEKLSGDRRGQYSIRVNDQHRICFVWREGNAFEVHLTDYH; encoded by the coding sequence ATGATCCAGAGCTTCCGGGACAGGGCGACGCGGGACATATTCGACCGGCCTCGTGTGAAAAAACTATCACTGGAATTACAGCGAACGGTTTACAGGAAGCTGCTCCTGCTCGATGCCGCCGAGACCCTGGACGACCTCAGGGTCCCGCCCGGCAACAGGCTGGAGAAGCTGAGCGGCGACAGGCGGGGTCAATACAGTATCCGTGTCAATGATCAGCACAGAATCTGTTTTGTCTGGCGGGAAGGGAACGCCTTTGAGGTTCACCTGACCGATTATCACTAG
- a CDS encoding cytochrome C, which produces MRFSHILHEKNEISQCSRCHTPGAVTIIPERAVCYGCHEEKAIEETVLGPTKTHTPLWVRQHGIDSQSAGAQCSDCHTITFCVDCHKGGELGVNLEKRIVRMDTAPSTHTSRFRIVHPLKATAEQIEKCYTCHSKSECVDCHEDYRQKFRVTGREIVSHQKQNSWETMTDHITFPLNQCQDCHPGGALSSAQWSSGHAKEARRTLSSCQSCHPEGDACLDCHSAKTGLMISPHPGNWGKIQTRFRKESPEVCAKCH; this is translated from the coding sequence ATGCGTTTTTCACACATTCTCCACGAGAAGAATGAGATCTCCCAGTGCTCACGTTGTCACACTCCTGGTGCCGTGACCATTATTCCCGAAAGGGCTGTCTGCTACGGATGCCACGAAGAAAAGGCTATTGAGGAGACTGTGCTGGGCCCGACCAAAACTCACACCCCGCTATGGGTGCGCCAGCACGGGATCGACTCCCAATCTGCCGGGGCGCAATGTTCCGACTGTCACACCATTACCTTCTGTGTGGACTGCCACAAGGGCGGGGAGTTGGGAGTGAACCTGGAAAAACGAATCGTGAGGATGGATACAGCTCCGAGCACCCACACGTCACGGTTCCGGATCGTCCATCCCCTCAAAGCCACCGCTGAGCAGATCGAAAAGTGCTATACATGTCACTCGAAGTCGGAGTGCGTGGACTGCCATGAGGATTACAGACAAAAGTTTCGGGTAACCGGCCGGGAGATCGTTTCCCACCAGAAACAGAATAGTTGGGAAACGATGACCGACCACATCACCTTCCCCTTGAATCAGTGTCAGGACTGTCATCCCGGCGGAGCCCTTTCCTCTGCCCAGTGGAGCAGCGGTCACGCCAAGGAAGCGCGCCGCACATTGAGCAGCTGCCAGTCGTGTCACCCTGAGGGTGATGCCTGCCTGGACTGCCATTCTGCCAAAACGGGCCTGATGATAAGCCCTCACCCCGGGAACTGGGGCAAGATCCAGACCAGGTTCAGGAAGGAATCACCGGAGGTTTGCGCCAAATGTCACTGA